One genomic window of Capsicum annuum cultivar UCD-10X-F1 unplaced genomic scaffold, UCD10Xv1.1 ctg57136, whole genome shotgun sequence includes the following:
- the LOC124893298 gene encoding uncharacterized protein LOC124893298: MSSIDIKKGWIIDIEATNHMVADLDLLTSYIKLDSTKSKRVFFPTGDIANVTHVGTSMIIAGYNIDNVLYLPKFKFNLLSVSPDLYNGKVKVIGRQEDGLYLLPSISTKSVKAADSCSLSQYDHSLFTKKAGNDLIIILVYVDDMLITGSSLKLLKETKATLHQAFRMKDLGELRYFLGIKFARSKEGILMHQSKCTLELISELGLGVAKQAGTPLEQMSS; encoded by the exons ATGTCTTCCATAGATATTAAAAAAGGTTGGATTATTGATATAGAGGCTACCAATCACATGGTAGCTGATCTTGATCTTCTTACCAGTTATATTAAACTAGACTCTACTAAGTCTAAAAGAGTATTTTTTCCTACTGGTGATATAGCTAATGTTACTCATGTTGGCACAAGTATGATTATTGCAGGATATAACATTGACAATGTTCTTTACTTGCCTAAGTTTAAGTTTAATCTACTCTCAGTCTCACCG GATCTCTACAATGGGAAGGTGAAAGTGATTGGCAGACAAGAAGATGGTTTATATTTGCTGCCTTCAATCAGTACAAAATCAGTAAAAGCTGCAGATTCCTGCTCCTTG tctCAATATGATCATTCACTCTTCACAAAAAAGGCTGGAAATGATCTAATAATTATTCTTgtctatgtggatgatatgttgattactGGAAGTAGCTTAAAATTGCTAAAGGAAACCAAAGCTACACTACATCAAGCTTTCAGAATGAAGGACCTTGGGGAGTTGAGATACTTCCTTGGCATTAAGTTTGCCAGGTCTAAAGAAGGGATTTTAATGCACCAAAGTAAATGCACACTGGAATTAATCTCTGAATTGGGATTAGGAGTAGCAAAACAAGCAGGCACACCTCTTGAACAAATGTCAAGTTAA